Proteins encoded together in one Solanum lycopersicum chromosome 7, SLM_r2.1 window:
- the LOC138337557 gene encoding STOREKEEPER protein, whose product MTRGYPYFNVSCRLFAVGFDWAIAFAETYGRREQVAVEEVVKEDIVEGDQKDFRSKYPRLAASFESMAGMYPNGTSFLKEKMSLIATDKAKELEEKWKKLEDDEAALMVQRLEFIAEHYKLVVDAMKVAYQVMSCLLNSDELS is encoded by the exons ATGACCAGAGGATATCCTTACTTCAAT GTCTCTTGCCGCCTCTTTGCTGTTGGTTTCGATTGGGCAATCGCTTTTGCAGAAACATATGGAAGAAGAGAACAGGTCGCTGTGGAAGAGGTGGTTAAGGAGGATATAGTTGAGGGTGACCAAAAGGATTTCCGGTCCAAATATCCACGTTTGGCTGCATCATTTGAAAGTATGGCTGGCATGTATCCGAATGGAACAAGTTTCTTGAAGGAGAAGATGAGTTTGATTGCTACTGACAAGGCTAAAGAGTTGGAGGAGAAGTGGAAGAAACTGGAGGATGACGAAGCTGCCTTGATGGTGCAGCGCTTAGAATTTATTGCGGAGCATTACAAATTGGTGGTTGATGCAATGAAAG TTGCTTATCAGGTAATGAGCTGCCTCCTGAACTCAGACGAACTCTCTTGA